A DNA window from Impatiens glandulifera chromosome 7, dImpGla2.1, whole genome shotgun sequence contains the following coding sequences:
- the LOC124910278 gene encoding protein NONRESPONDING TO OXYLIPINS 2, mitochondrial isoform X1: MATRCRSMARPAMNLLKSAAATTARSNIRPTASRTATFACPNSMRPQSQLGCLQSLLPLYSAVSSARLTSCLGIDSKGSRSLSQGMLCSANPGV; this comes from the exons ATGGCTACTAGATGCCGCTCGATGGCGAGGCCGGCGATGAACCTTCTAAAATCTGCGGCGGCAACGACAGCTCGGAGCAACATTAGACCCACGGCTTCTCGGACGGCGACCTTTGCATGTCCGAATTCCATGAG ACCTCAATCACAGTTAGGCTGTCTTCAATCTCTGCTTCCACTCTATTCCGCCGTTTCATCCGCCCGTCTTACATCGTGCCTTGGAATCGATTCCAAAGGTTCGAGATCGTTGTCTCAGGGTATGCTCTGCAGTGCAAATCCAGGggtttga
- the LOC124945298 gene encoding cell division control protein 2 homolog A isoform X2, with the protein MQHGNIVRLQDVVHSERRLYLVFEYLDLDLKKHMDTCPEFYKDPSHVKRFLYQILRGITYCHSHRVLHRDLKPQNLLIDRRTNALKLADFGLARAFGIPVKTFTHEVVTLWYRAPEILLGSRHYSTPVDVWSVGCIFAEMVNRQPLFPGDSEIDELFKIFRVMGTPNEDTWPGVTSLPDFKSAFPKWPAKDLVTVVPNLNAPGIDLLYKMLRLDPTRRITARAALEHEYFKDIGFVP; encoded by the exons ATGCAACATGGAAACATAGTGAG GTTGCAGGATGTAGTACACAGTGAGAGGCGTTTGTATCTGGTCTTTGAGTATCTTGATTTGGATTTGAAGAAACACATGGATACATGCCCGGAGTTCTACAAGGATCCATCTCATGTGAAA AGGTTTCTCTATCAAATTCTCCGTGGAATAACTTATTGTCATTCGCATAGAGTCCTTCATCGAGATTTGAAACCTCAAAATCTGTTGATAGATCGTCGTACAAATGCACTAAAGCTTGCAGACTTTGGTCTTGCCAGAGCATTTGGTATTCCTGTGAAGACATTTACACATGAG GTTGTGACTCTTTGGTATAGAGCACCAGAAATACTCCTAGGATCGCGTCATTACTCAACTCCAGTTGATGTGTGGTCAGTAGGTTGTATATTTGCTGAGATGGTGAATCGTCAGCCTTTGTTTCCTGGAGACTCTGAAATTGATGAACTGTTCAAAATTTTCAG AGTTATGGGAACTCCAAACGAGGATACCTGGCCTGGAGTGACGTCTTTGCCTGATTTTAAATCGGCCTTCCCCAAGTGGCCTGCCAAG GACTTGGTAACTGTGGTTCCGAATCTTAATGCACCTGGCATTGATCTACTTTAT AAAATGCTGCGTTTGGATCCGACAAGAAGAATAACAGCTAGAGCTGCTCTGGAGCATGAATATTTCAAGGATATCGGGTTTGTTCCTTAA
- the LOC124910278 gene encoding protein NONRESPONDING TO OXYLIPINS 2, mitochondrial isoform X2, with amino-acid sequence MATRCRSMARPAMNLLKSAAATTARSNIRPTASRTATFACPNSMRPQSQLGCLQSLLPLYSAVSSARLTSCLGIDSKGSRSLSQELGQCVPR; translated from the exons ATGGCTACTAGATGCCGCTCGATGGCGAGGCCGGCGATGAACCTTCTAAAATCTGCGGCGGCAACGACAGCTCGGAGCAACATTAGACCCACGGCTTCTCGGACGGCGACCTTTGCATGTCCGAATTCCATGAG ACCTCAATCACAGTTAGGCTGTCTTCAATCTCTGCTTCCACTCTATTCCGCCGTTTCATCCGCCCGTCTTACATCGTGCCTTGGAATCGATTCCAAAGGTTCGAGATCGTTGTCTCAGG AGCTTGGCCAATGCGTGCCACGATAA
- the LOC124944727 gene encoding peptidyl-tRNA hydrolase 2, mitochondrial isoform X1 has translation MAGPFLNQSQPSSKKHKAEREWLTVSFKPENFVPGLVIGFILGLFLDLYKPGTKKKGPLLGKHQQYQNLSSDPDEELKMVLVVRQDLKMGAGKIASQCAHAATGIYSELMHSHRSLIRQWEICGQAKIVVTCKNQQEMNKLKGAAESIGLPTFVVADAGRTEVSAGSKTVLAIGPGSKTSLDSVTGKLRLL, from the exons ATGGCGGGTCCGTTTCTGAACCAGTCCCAACCTTCATCAAAG AAGCATAAAGCGGAGAGAGAATGGCTAACAGTGAGTTTCAAGCCTGAGAATTTCGTTCCTGGATTGGTCATTGGTTTCATTCTTGGATTGTTCTTAGATTTATATAAACCTGGAACTAAAAAGAAGGGTCCCTTATTAGGAAAACATCAACAATATCAGAATTTGTCCTCTGACCCTGATGAAGAGCTCAAGATG GTTTTGGTTGTAAGACAAGATTTGAAGATGGGAGCAGGAAAAATTGCATCTCAGTGTGCTC ATGCTGCCACTGGAATTTATTCAGAATTGATGCACAG TCATCGTTCTCTTATTCGACAATGGGAGATATGCGGACAGGCCAAAATTGTTGTCACATGCAAGAATCAACAAGAAAT GAATAAATTGAAAGGAGCAGCTGAGAGCATTGGCCTTCCAACATTCGTTGTTGCTGATGCAGGTCGAACAGAG GTTTCAGCTGGATCTAAGACAGTTCTTGCTATAGGACCTG GTAGTAAGACATCTTTGGATTCGGTGACAGGAAAACTGCGATTACTCTGA
- the LOC124944726 gene encoding endoribonuclease YBEY, chloroplastic, with protein sequence MLERVIYRGIPSAVSFWPAHFSRRLLHSACFRLPVSRVDSSVFGQRFNVRRREELSLQKSFGKVFASQRDYRKTRRRPVKKNDKELEFSVNICIEEELPDDPKILDIAELLRVNVPMAMKLALKGLNDSEYKTRDPSVDDIGSYETVELSVLLCNDGFIRKLNKDWRDEDKATDVLSMSQHIPELKLPILMLGDIVISIETAARQAEERGHTLLDEIRVLLVHGLLHLLGFDHEISVEAEAEMEKEEGILLTNLGWKGKGLIQSAIIAEETTSSHLDVSADRKKEGNPRLSKPKFSYIFCDMDGTLLNSRSLVSSANAEALREASSRGVKVVIATGKTRPAAIRVLDMVDLAGKNGIISEFSPGVFIQGLIVYGRQGREISRKNLDPDICRETFLYSLDRKIPLIAFSGDRCLTLFDHPLVDSLHTVYHEPKAEIMSSIDHLLTGNDIQKVIYLDTAEGVTETLRPYWSVETRDRATVVQAVPDMLEIVPPGTSKGDGVKLLLDHLGVTANEIMAIGDGENDVEMLELASLGIALNNGSEKAKAAANIIGLTNDEDGVADAIYRYAF encoded by the exons ATGCTCGAGCGTGTTATCTACCGTGGAATTCCCTCCGCCGTCTCCTTTTGGCCTGCACATTTCAGTCGCCGTCTCCTTCACTCCGCTTGTTTCCGCCTTCCCGTTTCACGTGTTGATTCTTCGGTGTTTGGACAGAGGTTCAATGTTCGCCGGCGAGAGGAATTGTCTTTACAGAAGTCGTTTGGTAAAGTTTTCGCGTCGCAGAGAGATTATAGGAAGACTCGCCGGCGTCCAGTAAAGAAGAATGACAAGGAACTGGAATTCAGTGTTAATATTTGCATCGAGGAAGAATTGCCAGATGATCCTAAAATTCTG GATATTGCAGAGTTGCTTCGCGTAAATGTTCCAATGGCTATGAAGTTGGCACTTAAGGGTCTAAATGACTCAGAGTATAAAACAAGGGATCCTAGTGTAGATGATATTGGGAGTTACGAAACTGTGGAGTTGTCAGTGCTTCTTTGCAATGATGGTTTCATTCGCAAACTGAATAAAGACTGGAGAGATGAAGATAAAGCAACTGATGTGCTTTCCATGTCCCAGCATATCCCAGAACTTAAGCTTCCTATT CTCATGTTGGGTGATATTGTTATTTCCATTGAGACAGCTGCACGACAAGCAGAGGAAAGAGGGCATACACTTCTGGATGAGATACGTGTTCTATTG GTTCATGGGCTGTTGCATTTATTGGGATTTGACCATGAAATAAGCGTTGAAGCTGAAGCAGAAATGGAGAAAGAGGAGGGAATTTTATTGACAAATCTTGGATGGAAAGGGAAGGGACTAATTCAAAGTGCAATTATAGCTGAAGAGACTACAAGTTCTCATTTGGATGTGTCAGCTG ACAGGAAGAAAGAAGGGAACCCGCGGCTTTCCAAACCAAAATTCAGCTATATCTTCTGTGATATGGATG GCACATTGCTAAATAGCAGAAGTCTAGTTTCATCAGCAAATGCAGAAGCCTTAAGAGAAGCCTCATCTAGGGGTGTTAAAGTTGTTATAGCCACTGGCAAG ACTCGTCCAGCTGCGATACGTGTTTTGGATATGGTGGATTTAGCAGGAAAAAATGGTATAATTTCAGAGTTCTCTCCCGGCGTCTTCATACAG GGATTGATTGTTTATGGTCGACAAGGTCGAGAAATCTCGAGAAAGAATTTAGATCCAGATATTTGCAGAGAG ACATTCCTCTATTCTTTGGATCGTAAGATCCCACTTATTGCGTTCAGTGGAGACCGCTGCTTAACGTTATTTGATCACCCTCTCGTTGATTCACTTCATACAGTCTATCATGAGCCGAAG GCTGAAATTATGTCATCAATTGATCACCTTTTGACTGGTAATGACATACAG AAAGTAATATATTTGGACACTGCCGAGGGAGTTACTGAAACTCTTCGTCCTTATTGGTCTGTGGAAACAAGAGATAGAGCGACTGTTGTTCAGGCGGTTCCAGATATGCTTGAAATAGTCCCGCCTGGAACTTCCAAAGGAGATGGAGTCAAGTTGTTGCTCGATCATTTGGGTGTAACAGCAAATGAGATAATGGCTATAGGGGATGGCGAAAATGATGTGGAGATGCTCGAGCTTGCTTCTCTAGGGATTGCACTCAACAATGGATCAGAGAAAGCCAAAGCTGCTGCCAACATTATTGGTCTCACCAACGACGAGGATGGAGTTGCTGATGCCATTTATCGCTATGCATTTTGA
- the LOC124945587 gene encoding thioredoxin-related transmembrane protein 2 homolog, whose translation MAEKREKNGDGYNPIAMLNQFVAEPSYFFHFLAFFSYIPIRFSVSSQTSDFLVLREVQAVITLLCLGSIKMVKEETWEGFISHILFFGKILLVLLSMLLDYRFALWYVLIFLVIYILTEQPAYQGPGFANQLTPLQLECLLTEGNTSRFWLVEFRSMSLAACVHNSRIFPELSITYSNNNLSFGIVDLGLFPNAAEKFNISLGSGNHLPTYILFASGVEVNRFPEVDFEAKGSKAQISKRNLCRHFELDLHLIRYVNSK comes from the exons ATGgcggagaagagagagaagaatggCGATGGCTACAATCCGATCGCAATGCTGAACCAGTTTGTGGCGGAACCGTCCTACTTCTTCCACTTCCTCGCATTCTTCTCTTACATCCCGATTCGCTTTTCCGTTTCATCACAAACTTCCGATTTCCTTGTCCTACGA GAGGTGCAAGCCGTTATCACTCTCCTTTGTTTGGGATCCATCAAG atggtgaaagaAGAAACATGGGAAGGATTCATTTCACATATTCTATTTTTTGGAAAG ATTCTCTTGGTTCTGCTTTCTATGTTACTGGATTACCGCTTTGCCTTGTGGTATGTACTGATTTTTCTAG tcatatatattttaacggAACAACCCGCTTACCAAGGACCAG GTTTTGCAAATCAGTTAACACCTTTGCAATTGGAATGCTTGTTGACTGAAGGGAATACTTCAAGATTTTGGCTG GTGGAGTTTCGCTCAATGTCTTTAGCTGCTTGTGTTCATAACAGCCGGATCTTTCCTGAATTATCAATCAC ATACTCAAACAACAACTTATCATTTGGGATAGTTGATCTTGGTCTCTTCCCAAATGCTGCAGAGAAATTTAACATCTCTTTAG gaaGTGGTAACCATCTGCCAACATATATACTGTTTGCGAGTGGAGTAGAGGTAAATCGCTTTCCAGAAGTGGACTTTGAAGCAAAAGGCTCTAAAGCTCAGATATCAAAG AGAAATCTTTGTAGGCATTTTGAACTTGATCTCCACCTTATCCGTTATGTGAACAGTAAATAG
- the LOC124944727 gene encoding peptidyl-tRNA hydrolase 2, mitochondrial isoform X2 yields the protein MAGPFLNQSQPSSKHKAEREWLTVSFKPENFVPGLVIGFILGLFLDLYKPGTKKKGPLLGKHQQYQNLSSDPDEELKMVLVVRQDLKMGAGKIASQCAHAATGIYSELMHSHRSLIRQWEICGQAKIVVTCKNQQEMNKLKGAAESIGLPTFVVADAGRTEVSAGSKTVLAIGPGSKTSLDSVTGKLRLL from the exons ATGGCGGGTCCGTTTCTGAACCAGTCCCAACCTTCATCAAAG CATAAAGCGGAGAGAGAATGGCTAACAGTGAGTTTCAAGCCTGAGAATTTCGTTCCTGGATTGGTCATTGGTTTCATTCTTGGATTGTTCTTAGATTTATATAAACCTGGAACTAAAAAGAAGGGTCCCTTATTAGGAAAACATCAACAATATCAGAATTTGTCCTCTGACCCTGATGAAGAGCTCAAGATG GTTTTGGTTGTAAGACAAGATTTGAAGATGGGAGCAGGAAAAATTGCATCTCAGTGTGCTC ATGCTGCCACTGGAATTTATTCAGAATTGATGCACAG TCATCGTTCTCTTATTCGACAATGGGAGATATGCGGACAGGCCAAAATTGTTGTCACATGCAAGAATCAACAAGAAAT GAATAAATTGAAAGGAGCAGCTGAGAGCATTGGCCTTCCAACATTCGTTGTTGCTGATGCAGGTCGAACAGAG GTTTCAGCTGGATCTAAGACAGTTCTTGCTATAGGACCTG GTAGTAAGACATCTTTGGATTCGGTGACAGGAAAACTGCGATTACTCTGA
- the LOC124945298 gene encoding cell division control protein 2 homolog A isoform X1: MDQYEKVEKIGEGTYGVVYKARDRTTNETIALKKIRLEQEDEGVPSTAIREISLLKEMQHGNIVRLQDVVHSERRLYLVFEYLDLDLKKHMDTCPEFYKDPSHVKRFLYQILRGITYCHSHRVLHRDLKPQNLLIDRRTNALKLADFGLARAFGIPVKTFTHEVVTLWYRAPEILLGSRHYSTPVDVWSVGCIFAEMVNRQPLFPGDSEIDELFKIFRVMGTPNEDTWPGVTSLPDFKSAFPKWPAKDLVTVVPNLNAPGIDLLYKMLRLDPTRRITARAALEHEYFKDIGFVP; this comes from the exons ATGGATCAG TACGAAAAGGTTGAAAAAATTGGTGAAGGAACATATGGCGTGGTTTACAAGGCTCGAGACCGGACAACTAATGAAACTATAGCTTTGAAGAAAATCCGTTTGGAGCAAGAAGATGAAGGTGTACCAAGCACAGCTATTAGAGAAATTTCATTATTGAAAGAGATGCAACATGGAAACATAGTGAG GTTGCAGGATGTAGTACACAGTGAGAGGCGTTTGTATCTGGTCTTTGAGTATCTTGATTTGGATTTGAAGAAACACATGGATACATGCCCGGAGTTCTACAAGGATCCATCTCATGTGAAA AGGTTTCTCTATCAAATTCTCCGTGGAATAACTTATTGTCATTCGCATAGAGTCCTTCATCGAGATTTGAAACCTCAAAATCTGTTGATAGATCGTCGTACAAATGCACTAAAGCTTGCAGACTTTGGTCTTGCCAGAGCATTTGGTATTCCTGTGAAGACATTTACACATGAG GTTGTGACTCTTTGGTATAGAGCACCAGAAATACTCCTAGGATCGCGTCATTACTCAACTCCAGTTGATGTGTGGTCAGTAGGTTGTATATTTGCTGAGATGGTGAATCGTCAGCCTTTGTTTCCTGGAGACTCTGAAATTGATGAACTGTTCAAAATTTTCAG AGTTATGGGAACTCCAAACGAGGATACCTGGCCTGGAGTGACGTCTTTGCCTGATTTTAAATCGGCCTTCCCCAAGTGGCCTGCCAAG GACTTGGTAACTGTGGTTCCGAATCTTAATGCACCTGGCATTGATCTACTTTAT AAAATGCTGCGTTTGGATCCGACAAGAAGAATAACAGCTAGAGCTGCTCTGGAGCATGAATATTTCAAGGATATCGGGTTTGTTCCTTAA
- the LOC124945801 gene encoding leucine-rich repeat receptor-like serine/threonine-protein kinase SKM1, with translation MHADAIMALKTPRVHLFFLFIISFFFINPTNSTPNELHLLLSIKNSLHLSNWNQSLPYCQWKGVSCSNTTTTHVTAIHLSGQNLSGNIPQTIFHFPHIQTIDLSTNKLSGDIPTDILSSCLSLRQLNLSDNNFTGQLPMNPNPYLQILDLSNNMFSGNIPENIGSFSELKYLDLGGNALVGGIPISLSNISSLEVLTLASNQLGGEIPRQIGIMKSLKWIYLGYNNFSGEIPPEIGQLTSLYHLDLVNNNLTGEIPPSIGNLTDLQYLFLYLNKLTGKIPLSLFELKKLSSLDLSDNFLSGEIPEVIIQLQNLEILHLFSNNFSGEIPNALVHLPRLQVLQLWSNQFSGEVPENLGRQNNLTILDLSTNKLTGSIPESLCNSTHLFKLILFSNFFSGEIPKGICQCKSLKRIRLQNNQLSGEIMSSDITKLPLVYFLDLSGNHFTGGLDGKWDMPELQMLNLAKNNFNGRLPNSFGSKKLENLDLSGNNLSGEIPASFGNLTELMQLVLSENHLSGEIPNQLSSCQKLVNLDLRHNHMTGQIPDWFTNMQVLSRIDLSENEFSGEIPPDLGKMVSLVEINISHNHLHGRLPSIGAFLAINATSVNGNNLCGDITNLLPPCKSVKNPVWWLFLTCILSSIVLILIAAMLISILRRRQNTEKGVKNDHQIEEEDDDGVWEVQFFNPNASKSWITLSSMRDENVISTSTTASSFKVTCSTSKAEFLVEIINENSLFSSSSSFWSEMSRLRHRNIVKLIGTSKSKKGSYGFLVYENVEGKLLRELVLGGLKWVHRRKIALGISRALLYLDGSCRRGLAVIADLSPEKIMVDRKNEARLRLTLPIVTAGCKDYMRSTFVNKETREANEETYRFGLILIELLTGRTQIANSELGVYGSIVEWARYCYADCHLDTWIDPRIKDEVKTIDREKEIVETMNLALRCTDNDPTVRPCAGELVKVFEYYSGRSFSWLLGFNKSPSNVLA, from the exons ATGCATGCTGATGCAATAATGGCTCTAAAGACACCTAGGGTTCATCTATTCTTTCTTTTCATcatctccttcttcttcatcaaccCAACTAACTCCACTCCAAATGAACTTCATCTTCTCTTATCCATCAAAAACTCTCTCCATCTCTCCAATTGGAACCAATCTCTCCCTTACTGTCAATGGAAAGGCGTTTCTTGTTCCAACACTACTACAACTCATGTCACCGCCATTCATCTCTCCGGCCAAAACCTCTCCGGCAATATCCCACAAACTATTTTCCATTTCCCACATATTCAAACCATTGATCTCTCAACCAACAAACTCTCCGGCGACATCCCAACCGACATTCTCTCTTCATGTCTTTCTCTCCGACAGCTCAATCTCAGCGACAACAACTTCACCGGTCAACTTCCCATGAACCCAAATCCTTATCTTCAAATATTGGATCTTTCCAATAATATGTTTTCAGGGAACATACCGGAAAATATCGGATCTTTTTCTGAGCTCAAGTATCTTGATCTTGGCGGAAATGCATTGGTGGGAGGAATTCCGATTTCATTATCGAATATTTCAAGCTTGGAGGTGTTAACATTAGCGTCAAATCAATTGGGTGGAGAAATTCCAAGGCAAATCGGAATCATGAAGAGCTTAAAATGGATCTACTTGGGCTACAACAACTTTTCCGGCGAGATTCCGCCGGAAATCGGACAACTTACTTCACTCTACCATCTTGATCTTGTTAATAACAATCTCACCGGAGAAATCCCACCGTCGATTGGAAATCTTACTGATCTTCAATATCTATTTCTTTATCTAAACAAGCTCACAGGAAAGATTCCTCTGTCTTTATTTGAGCTAAAGAAATTGTCATCGCTCGATTTGAGTGATAATTTCCTTTCCGGCGAAATCCCAGAAGTAATAATCCAATTGCAAAACTTGGAGATTCTTCATctcttttcaaataacttttccGGCGAAATTCCTAATGCTCTGGTTCATTTACCTCGTCTTCAAGTTCTTCAATTATGGTCTAATCAATTTTCCGGTGAAGTACCGGAAAATCTTGGGAGACAAAATAACCTCACTATTCTCGATCTCTCTACTAATAAACTCACCGGAAGTATCCCGGAGAGTTTATGCAACTCAACCCATCTTTTCAAACTCATCCTCTTCTCCAATTTCTTTTCCGGTGAAATTCCAAAAGGCATTTGTCAATGTAAAAGTCTAAAGCGGATACGCCTACAAAACAATCAACTTTCCGGCGAAATAATGTCATCGGACATCACCAAGCTACCACTAGTCTACTTTCTTGATTTATCCGGCAACCATTTCACCGGCGGTCTAGATGGTAAGTGGGATATGCCAGAGCTTCAAATGCTGAATTTAGCAAAGAATAATTTCAATGGAAGATTACCCAATTCATTTGGGAGTAAGAAGCTTGAGAATCTAGACTTGTCCGGCAACAATCTCTCCGGCGAAATTCCGGCTAGTTTTGGAAATTTAACTGAACTAATGCAGTTGGTATTAAGTGAAAACCATCTCTCCGGCGAAATCCCAAATCAGCTTTCTTCATGTCAAAAGCTTGTAAATTTAGACCTCCGGCATAATCATATGACAGGACAAATCCCTGATTGGTTTACAAACATGCAAGTTCTCAGCCGAATTGACCTGTCGGAAAACGAGTTTTCCGGCGAAATCCCGCCGGATTTAGGGAAAATGGTTTCACTTGTTGAAATCAATATCTCCCATAATCATCTCCACGGCCGTCTTCCTTCAATCGGAGCTTTTCTTGCGATCAATGCAACATCTGTAAATGGAAACAATCTCTGTGGTGACATAACGAATCTTCTTCCGCCATGTAAAAGCGTAAAAAACCCTGTTTGGTGGCTTTTCTTAACATGCATATTGTCTTCTATAGTCTTGATTTTGATAGCCGCCATGCTTATTTCTATTTTAAGAAGAAGACAAAACACAGAGAAAGGAGTGAAAAATGAtcatcaaattgaagaagaagatgatgatggagTTTGGGAAGTTCAATTCTTCAATCCCAATGCTTCAAAATCATGGATTACTCTGTCATCGATGAGGGATGAAAATGTAATTTCCACATCAACAACGGCTTCTTCGTTTAAGGTAACTTGTTCAACAAGTAAAGCTGAATTCTTGGTAGAGATTATCAACGAGAATAGTTTGTTCTCGTCGTCGTCGAGTTTTTGGTCGGAGATGAGTCGGCTCCGGCACCGGAATATTGTCAAACTGATCGGAACAAGTAAATCAAAGAAGGGTTCTTATGGGTTTCTTGTTTATGAAAACGTGGAAGGGAAGTTATTGCGTGAGTTAGTTCTTGGAGGGTTAAAATGGGTACATCGTCGTAAGATTGCTTTGGGTATTTCAAGAGCTCTCCTTTACTTGGATGGTTCTTGCCGGAGAGGGCTGGCGGTGATCGCTGATCTCTCGCCGGAGAAAATTATGGTTGACCGGAAAAATGAGGCTAGGCTGAGACTGACTCTTCCGATTGTGACGGCCGGTTGTAAGGATTACATGCGTTCTACGTTCGTTAACAAAG AGACGAGAGAAGCAAATGAAGAAACATACCGTTTTGGTTTGATTCTCATTGAGCTACTTACGGGGCGGACTCAGATAGCAAACTCTGAATTAGGTGTTTATGGGAGCATAGTCGAGTGGGCAAGATATTGCTATGCAGATTGCCATCTCGACACATGGATTGATCCGAGGATCAAAGACGAAGTGAAGACAATTGATCGTGAGAAGGAAATTGTGGAGACGATGAATTTGGCTCTTCGATGCACGGACAATGATCCTACGGTTAGGCCGTGTGCGGGAGAGTTGGTGAAAGTGTTTGAGTACTATAGTGGGAGGTCATTTTCTTGGCTTTTAGGTTTTAATAAATCTCCTTCCAATGTTCTTGCTTAA